Genomic DNA from Paenibacillus sp. KS-LC4:
AAGTTGCCAGATCGGCAACAGCAGCCGCCGAGAAAATCGCCAGGCCTTGCTTGCTGCCTGAGCGCATCAGCAGCCGATAGATCGCATAGCCCGCAGCAGGACCTGCAACCGCCATTGAAAAAGCATTCGCCCCAAGCGTCGTCAACCCCCCATGCGCCAGCAGCACCGCTTGAAACAGCAATACCATTGAACCCAATACGCTCATGGGCAGCGGCCCGAACATGACTGTTCCAAGCCCCGTTCCCGTCGGATGCGAGCTGCTTCCTGTAACGGAAGGAATTTTCAGCGCGGACAGCACGAAGGTAAAGGCAGCTGCCAAGCCCAGCATCAGCTTAAGCTCTGGCGCTTCCTTGGTAATCTTCCGAATAGCACGTACACCTAAGATGAAAAAAGGTATAAAGGCTACCCACCAAAAAATCGCCCAGCCTACAGGCAAAAATCCTTCCATAATGTGCATCGCATAAGTAGCTTGCGGCTCATTCACCAATAAAAAAAGCGTGAAGCCGATAATCAGCAAAGCGGTGCTTGCTGCCGTCTTTCTTTTTAACTTGACCATTTGTTTCA
This window encodes:
- a CDS encoding energy-coupling factor ABC transporter permease is translated as MVKLKRKTAASTALLIIGFTLFLLVNEPQATYAMHIMEGFLPVGWAIFWWVAFIPFFILGVRAIRKITKEAPELKLMLGLAAAFTFVLSALKIPSVTGSSSHPTGTGLGTVMFGPLPMSVLGSMVLLFQAVLLAHGGLTTLGANAFSMAVAGPAAGYAIYRLLMRSGSKQGLAIFSAAAVADLATYIVTSIQLAVAFPAVEGGIIASFMKFGGIFAITQIPLAVSEGLLTVLIWNWLQSFNTDELSILKRRMKGERV